The following proteins are encoded in a genomic region of uncultured Ilyobacter sp.:
- a CDS encoding WYL domain-containing protein yields MKKIRVTVPEDIWRMMRNDVEEFGINNNKLCNYILDKLKYKKDINVEKLLETQGRPLKKIIQFDLNVANREIYYDVLKENCVDIEAEFFRELFEVYTSKFKYQRELFIYEERLKSILEAIKLKRKLKLKYIDKIYTVEPFFVKREEQGDENFLFCFCEETKGYRNYKLKELEIISILDDKIKGKDKKYIESVRKNFDPFLGNGNFVKVRLTGEGVSLMKSLTNYRPKFLKRSGDVYTFETSNENAKLYFRQFLKEAVILEPKELRDEMKNEFLEAFESYNSQ; encoded by the coding sequence ATGAAGAAGATACGGGTGACAGTCCCAGAAGATATTTGGCGTATGATGAGAAATGACGTAGAAGAGTTTGGTATAAATAACAATAAACTCTGTAATTATATACTGGATAAACTCAAATATAAAAAAGATATAAATGTGGAAAAGCTCCTGGAAACTCAAGGAAGACCTCTAAAGAAGATAATACAGTTTGACCTCAATGTGGCGAATAGAGAGATCTATTATGATGTGTTGAAGGAAAATTGTGTAGATATAGAGGCTGAGTTTTTCAGGGAGCTTTTTGAAGTGTATACCTCTAAATTTAAATACCAGAGGGAGCTTTTTATATACGAAGAGAGGCTAAAGAGTATATTAGAAGCCATAAAGCTGAAAAGAAAATTAAAATTGAAATATATAGATAAAATCTATACAGTTGAACCTTTTTTTGTAAAAAGAGAGGAGCAGGGAGATGAAAACTTTTTATTTTGTTTCTGTGAAGAGACTAAGGGATACAGAAACTATAAGCTAAAAGAGCTAGAGATAATATCTATATTAGATGACAAGATAAAGGGCAAGGATAAAAAATATATAGAAAGTGTCAGAAAAAACTTTGACCCGTTTTTGGGAAACGGTAACTTTGTTAAAGTGAGGCTTACTGGAGAAGGGGTAAGTCTTATGAAAAGTTTGACAAATTACAGGCCTAAATTTCTTAAGAGATCAGGGGATGTCTATACCTTTGAGACTTCTAATGAAAATGCCAAGCTTTATTTCAGACAGTTTCTAAAAGAAGCGGTTATTCTAGAACCTAAAGAGCTTAGAGATGAGATGAAAAATGAATTTTTAGAAGCCTTTGAGAGTTATAATTCGCAATAA
- a CDS encoding ATP-binding cassette domain-containing protein, with protein MVKLENIKKTFISELGTKKEVFKNLNFHVKEGDFITIIGSNGAGKSTLLNVILGNIISDSGRVFVGNRDVTQMEKHKRNSFISKVYQNPSLGTAPSMTVYENLSMADNKGKKFGLTMGLNKKRRGYYIEALSQLGLGIENQMDTEVGLLSGGQRQCLALIMATLNKPEVLMLDEHTAALDPKTSKIIMNKTKEVVEGNKISTLMITHNLQDAIDYGNRMIMLHEGEIIIDVSGKEKQELTVESLLETFHKKEAGFRGEELFSV; from the coding sequence ATGGTTAAATTGGAGAACATAAAGAAAACCTTTATTTCAGAACTTGGAACTAAAAAAGAGGTATTTAAAAATCTCAACTTTCATGTGAAAGAGGGAGACTTTATAACTATAATAGGAAGTAACGGAGCAGGTAAATCAACTCTTTTAAATGTGATTCTTGGAAACATCATATCTGACTCGGGAAGGGTATTTGTAGGAAATAGAGACGTGACTCAAATGGAAAAGCATAAGAGAAACAGCTTTATATCCAAGGTCTATCAGAATCCATCTCTAGGGACTGCACCTTCTATGACTGTCTATGAAAATCTATCTATGGCAGACAATAAGGGTAAGAAATTTGGACTAACCATGGGACTGAATAAAAAGAGAAGAGGCTATTATATAGAGGCCCTTTCTCAGCTAGGTCTTGGTATAGAAAATCAGATGGACACAGAGGTAGGGCTTTTATCAGGGGGACAGCGACAGTGCCTAGCACTAATAATGGCAACTCTCAATAAACCAGAAGTTCTGATGCTTGATGAGCACACTGCAGCACTAGATCCTAAGACCTCTAAGATCATAATGAATAAAACAAAAGAAGTAGTAGAAGGAAACAAAATATCTACTCTTATGATAACCCACAACCTGCAGGATGCTATAGATTATGGGAACAGAATGATCATGCTTCATGAAGGTGAAATAATAATAGACGTTAGCGGGAAAGAGAAGCAGGAACTAACTGTTGAATCTCTTCTTGAAACATTTCATAAAAAAGAAGCCGGCTTTAGAGGGGAAGAACTCTTTTCAGTGTAG
- a CDS encoding ABC transporter substrate-binding protein, with translation MKKGLFLAILTLVVLITGCGKKEEKKTKIGITQIIEHPALDASKDGFLQALEDAGYDETKVDIEFQSAQGDFGTAQTIANSYVQDKKDLILAIATPSAQAAYNMTKEIPILITAVTDPESAGLTGDNISGTSDMSPVKQQMELVTKLLPNAKKVGIVYNTSEQNSEFLVKKATEECEKLSLEVITSGVTNVNEVSSALDVILGKVDVLYVPTDNLMTAAIPLVLQKTNEAKVPVIGSIKDMVEQGAIATETIDYYKLGYQTGEMAVEILKGASIKDMPVETLKDTQLIINKRAAEEMGISLDNIDGLDKAEIF, from the coding sequence ATGAAAAAAGGTTTGTTTTTAGCTATCCTAACTTTAGTTGTTTTAATTACAGGGTGCGGGAAAAAAGAGGAGAAAAAAACTAAGATAGGAATTACTCAGATAATAGAGCATCCAGCTTTAGATGCTTCTAAAGACGGATTTTTACAGGCACTAGAAGATGCCGGATATGATGAAACAAAGGTAGATATAGAATTTCAGAGTGCACAGGGTGACTTTGGAACAGCTCAGACAATAGCAAACTCTTATGTACAGGATAAAAAAGATCTAATACTAGCTATCGCGACACCAAGTGCACAGGCTGCTTATAATATGACTAAGGAGATACCTATTTTGATAACTGCAGTTACAGATCCAGAATCAGCTGGACTTACTGGTGATAACATAAGTGGAACTAGTGATATGTCACCTGTGAAGCAGCAGATGGAACTTGTAACAAAACTTCTTCCTAATGCTAAAAAGGTTGGAATAGTATATAATACAAGTGAGCAAAACTCAGAATTCCTTGTAAAGAAGGCAACTGAGGAATGTGAGAAGCTATCTCTAGAAGTAATCACTTCAGGTGTGACAAATGTCAATGAAGTCTCTTCAGCATTAGATGTCATCTTAGGAAAAGTAGATGTACTTTATGTTCCTACTGATAATCTTATGACAGCTGCTATACCACTTGTACTTCAAAAAACAAATGAAGCCAAGGTTCCAGTAATAGGTTCTATAAAAGACATGGTAGAGCAGGGAGCAATAGCTACTGAGACAATAGACTACTATAAATTGGGATACCAGACAGGAGAGATGGCAGTAGAGATATTAAAAGGTGCAAGCATTAAAGATATGCCTGTAGAAACACTAAAAGATACTCAACTTATTATAAACAAGAGAGCAGCTGAAGAGATGGGAATCTCACTTGATAATATCGATGGTTTGGATAAAGCTGAAATATTTTAA
- the ugpC gene encoding sn-glycerol-3-phosphate ABC transporter ATP-binding protein UgpC: MAKVHLKKLEKTYQNGFKAVHGIELEIKDGEFMVFVGPSGCAKSTILRMVAGLEEISGGELCIGDKIVNNTAPKNRGVAMVFQNYALYPHMTAYENMAFGLKLEKAPKKEIDKRVKKAAEKLEITSLLNRKPKEMSGGQRQRVAVGRAIVRKPEVFLFDEPLSNLDAKLRVSMRLKITQLHKQLKEEGQAATMIYVTHDQVEAMTMGDRICVLNYGKIMQVDTPINLYNKPANKFVAGFIGSPAMNIKEAILEDKKGDVIVKISEDFSLKLPDDKASKVREYIGKKIWFGIRPENIAIQNGGVSGEVTVVEEMGNEQYIHLSISGKKYTARISSEKENYAQQGKKYNFVFDMKKCHIFDFEDEENVSL; encoded by the coding sequence ATGGCTAAAGTTCATCTGAAAAAACTAGAAAAAACATATCAAAATGGATTTAAGGCTGTTCATGGAATAGAGCTAGAAATAAAAGACGGTGAGTTCATGGTCTTTGTGGGGCCCTCTGGGTGTGCCAAGTCAACTATACTTAGGATGGTGGCTGGTTTAGAGGAGATTAGTGGTGGTGAGCTGTGTATAGGGGATAAAATAGTTAACAATACTGCTCCTAAAAACAGGGGGGTCGCAATGGTTTTTCAAAACTATGCCTTGTATCCTCATATGACAGCATATGAAAATATGGCTTTCGGACTAAAGTTGGAAAAAGCCCCTAAAAAAGAGATAGATAAAAGGGTGAAAAAAGCAGCTGAAAAGCTAGAGATAACTTCACTGTTAAATAGAAAACCAAAAGAGATGTCTGGAGGTCAGAGACAGAGGGTAGCTGTGGGAAGAGCCATAGTGAGAAAACCCGAGGTGTTTCTTTTTGATGAACCTTTATCAAATCTTGATGCAAAGCTAAGAGTTTCTATGAGGTTAAAAATTACCCAGCTACATAAGCAGCTTAAAGAAGAGGGACAGGCAGCAACTATGATCTATGTGACTCATGACCAAGTAGAGGCAATGACAATGGGAGACAGGATATGTGTCCTTAATTATGGGAAGATTATGCAGGTGGATACTCCTATTAATCTTTATAATAAGCCGGCAAATAAATTTGTGGCAGGGTTTATAGGTTCTCCTGCAATGAATATAAAGGAAGCTATCCTAGAGGATAAAAAGGGAGATGTTATAGTTAAAATATCAGAGGATTTCAGTTTGAAACTTCCTGATGACAAGGCCAGTAAAGTCAGAGAATATATCGGGAAAAAAATCTGGTTTGGAATAAGACCTGAAAATATTGCTATACAAAATGGTGGAGTCTCAGGAGAAGTAACTGTAGTGGAAGAGATGGGAAATGAACAGTATATACATTTATCTATATCTGGGAAAAAGTATACTGCCAGAATCTCTTCAGAAAAAGAGAACTATGCTCAGCAAGGTAAAAAATATAATTTTGTTTTTGACATGAAAAAGTGCCATATATTTGATTTTGAAGATGAAGAAAATGTATCCTTGTAA
- a CDS encoding ABC transporter permease: MLLGTLEQGLIFSIMVLGVYISYKILDFPDLSVDGSFPLGAAVAAVCVSRGMSPVLALLLAVVAGAMAGFVTGYIHVKWNITNLLAGIIVMTGLYSVNLRVMGKSNIPLFGADHLFTTGIPSIVVILVLLIVVKGSLDYLLKTKFGFALKALGDNETLVVSLGINEKHLKIYGLAISNALVALSGGILAQYQGFSDVGMGTGTIVTGLAAIIIGETVFKTGKFMKATTVALLGTLIFKYVVAAALKMGMRASDLKLVTAVIVVGIMALKEKKKGLKRGVATNG; the protein is encoded by the coding sequence ATATTACTAGGAACACTGGAGCAGGGATTAATATTTTCAATAATGGTTTTGGGGGTCTATATCTCTTATAAGATATTAGACTTCCCTGATCTTTCAGTAGATGGAAGCTTTCCTTTAGGTGCTGCAGTTGCTGCAGTTTGTGTAAGCAGAGGGATGAGTCCAGTTTTGGCACTTTTACTGGCTGTAGTAGCAGGGGCAATGGCAGGTTTTGTGACAGGTTATATACATGTAAAATGGAATATAACAAACCTTTTGGCAGGGATAATAGTGATGACTGGTCTTTATAGTGTCAACTTAAGGGTCATGGGGAAATCAAATATACCCTTGTTTGGTGCAGATCACTTGTTTACTACAGGAATCCCGTCTATAGTTGTTATTCTTGTGCTTTTAATAGTTGTAAAAGGTTCGCTAGACTATCTGTTAAAGACAAAGTTTGGTTTCGCTCTCAAGGCGCTAGGAGACAATGAGACTCTTGTGGTATCTCTAGGGATAAATGAAAAACACCTAAAGATATACGGACTTGCAATATCAAACGCATTAGTTGCACTATCTGGAGGAATTCTTGCCCAGTACCAAGGGTTTTCAGATGTGGGAATGGGAACAGGAACAATAGTTACAGGTCTTGCAGCCATAATAATAGGGGAAACTGTATTTAAGACTGGTAAGTTTATGAAGGCCACAACAGTAGCCCTACTTGGGACACTTATATTTAAATATGTAGTGGCGGCTGCACTTAAAATGGGTATGAGAGCTAGCGACCTAAAGCTTGTAACCGCTGTCATAGTGGTGGGAATAATGGCCCTTAAGGAGAAGAAAAAAGGCCTGAAAAGAGGTGTTGCAACAAATGGTTAA
- a CDS encoding thiamine-phosphate pyrophosphorylase — protein sequence MQKLYRILDVNVNRASEGIRVVEDLFRFYFENEVLTKECRIIRHSLRKTMKEIDKLLIESRDAKGDIGLSVSQKIKNDSKESVDQLLISNFKRIQEAVRCIEEVLKVLGHYNLSKDMENVRYQSYSLEKDISVYLKTSGT from the coding sequence ATGCAAAAGCTTTACAGGATTCTTGATGTAAATGTAAACAGAGCATCTGAAGGGATAAGAGTAGTAGAGGACCTCTTCAGATTTTATTTTGAAAATGAAGTTCTCACAAAAGAATGCAGGATCATAAGGCACTCATTGAGAAAAACCATGAAAGAGATTGATAAGCTTCTCATAGAAAGCAGAGATGCCAAAGGAGACATAGGACTATCTGTGAGTCAGAAAATAAAAAACGACTCTAAGGAGAGTGTAGACCAGCTCTTGATATCCAATTTTAAAAGGATACAGGAAGCTGTGAGGTGTATAGAGGAGGTTCTCAAGGTTCTCGGTCACTATAACTTATCTAAAGATATGGAAAATGTGAGATATCAGTCTTACTCACTAGAAAAGGATATATCAGTATATTTAAAAACCAGTGGCACTTAG
- a CDS encoding ABC transporter substrate-binding protein: MKKLLIMCFVILAAIGCGKKEEVKPVKIGITQIVEHPSLDEVRKGVEDAISKSEFKDRVELNYQNAQGDFNTAQMIATSFKESEDMVVAITTPSAQAAQNQISDKPVFFAAVTNPDVAGLTAPNVTGVSDQSPVEKQIELIMDLLPEAEKVGIVYNTSEQNSVYLTELFTEKAEEAGLKVIVRGITNVNEVSSALDTIMPEIDVLYTSIDNTIASAYPLVIQKADQGKVPVIGATKPYVYQGAVATEGIEDYQVGYQTGEMVVRYLQGEKIEAMPYETVKNSSLYINRKKSEEYNIKISDALKERAEMVE; this comes from the coding sequence ATGAAAAAATTATTAATTATGTGTTTTGTAATACTAGCAGCAATAGGATGTGGAAAAAAAGAGGAGGTCAAACCGGTAAAAATAGGGATCACTCAGATAGTAGAACATCCTTCGCTAGATGAGGTGAGAAAAGGTGTAGAAGATGCCATTTCAAAGAGTGAATTTAAGGACAGGGTGGAGCTCAATTATCAAAATGCCCAGGGAGATTTTAATACTGCTCAGATGATAGCTACTTCATTTAAAGAGAGTGAAGATATGGTGGTAGCCATAACAACTCCTAGTGCCCAGGCTGCACAGAATCAGATTTCAGACAAACCGGTTTTCTTTGCTGCAGTAACGAATCCAGATGTGGCAGGACTCACAGCTCCCAATGTGACAGGGGTAAGTGATCAGTCACCTGTGGAAAAACAGATAGAGCTTATAATGGATCTCCTTCCAGAGGCTGAGAAGGTGGGAATAGTTTATAATACAAGTGAGCAGAATTCAGTTTACCTCACAGAACTTTTTACAGAGAAAGCTGAAGAGGCAGGACTAAAAGTCATAGTAAGGGGAATCACCAATGTAAATGAGGTTTCTTCTGCTTTAGATACTATTATGCCAGAGATAGACGTACTTTATACATCTATAGATAATACAATTGCATCTGCTTATCCCCTTGTTATACAAAAGGCCGATCAAGGAAAGGTCCCTGTAATTGGAGCAACCAAGCCTTATGTTTACCAGGGAGCTGTTGCTACAGAAGGTATAGAGGACTATCAGGTGGGGTATCAGACTGGAGAGATGGTTGTAAGATATCTTCAAGGGGAAAAGATAGAGGCTATGCCTTATGAAACTGTAAAGAACTCTTCATTATATATAAACAGAAAAAAATCAGAAGAGTATAATATAAAAATCTCCGATGCTTTAAAAGAAAGGGCTGAGATGGTAGAGTAA
- a CDS encoding mechanosensitive ion channel family protein: MENIVVNLSKIGWTVGILSTFFLIGKLLNRGVEKFGIKNNFSSDRIVRAKRLIDSFLAICFFTLMTLIWGFHLKEFFVVAATIFTILGTALFASWSNLSNISSGLILFFSYRLKVGDRVLINIGDHKLEGTIKEMRLFYLEVENDNGDIVMYPNNLMIHQIVVVMKK; this comes from the coding sequence GTGGAAAATATAGTTGTTAATCTTAGCAAGATTGGCTGGACAGTTGGGATATTATCGACTTTTTTCTTAATAGGAAAACTTCTCAATAGAGGTGTTGAAAAGTTTGGAATAAAAAATAATTTCTCCTCAGACAGGATAGTGAGGGCTAAAAGACTTATCGATAGTTTCTTGGCAATATGTTTTTTTACTCTCATGACGCTAATATGGGGATTTCATCTGAAAGAATTTTTTGTAGTTGCGGCAACGATATTTACTATTTTGGGAACTGCCCTTTTTGCCTCATGGTCAAACCTAAGTAATATATCCTCAGGTTTGATTCTTTTTTTTAGCTACAGGCTAAAGGTAGGGGACAGGGTGCTTATCAATATAGGGGATCACAAACTTGAAGGAACAATAAAAGAGATGAGACTTTTTTATCTTGAGGTGGAAAATGATAATGGGGATATTGTCATGTATCCCAATAATCTCATGATACATCAAATAGTAGTTGTGATGAAAAAATAA